One genomic window of Desmospora activa DSM 45169 includes the following:
- a CDS encoding metallophosphoesterase family protein produces the protein MRVIIISDTHIPKRAKQLPPTLLRALEKPTAAILHAGDWVDESVTRELKQYAPVYGVYGNCDPPEVRRHWHERTRVRIGDHWVGIVHGHGHRGTTRKRALDAFADEPVDLLIFGHSHIPYHKRHGSTLVFNPGSPTDRRRSPRFSFGVARLEEEIRVKHLFFDQKG, from the coding sequence ATGCGTGTGATCATTATCTCCGACACCCATATCCCCAAGCGGGCCAAACAGCTGCCGCCAACATTGCTTCGTGCCTTGGAAAAGCCTACCGCAGCCATTTTGCATGCCGGGGATTGGGTGGATGAGTCCGTAACCCGTGAACTAAAGCAATATGCACCGGTTTACGGTGTCTATGGCAACTGTGATCCTCCGGAAGTGCGGCGGCATTGGCATGAACGGACAAGGGTGCGTATCGGCGACCATTGGGTCGGAATTGTACATGGACACGGCCACAGGGGAACGACACGAAAGCGAGCGTTGGATGCCTTTGCGGATGAACCGGTCGATCTCCTTATTTTTGGGCACAGTCATATCCCTTATCATAAACGGCATGGTTCCACCCTCGTCTTTAATCCCGGCTCCCCGACGGATCGTCGCCGCAGTCCCCGCTTTTCCTTTGGTGTGGCACGGTTGGAGGAGGAGATCCGGGTGAAGCACCTCTTTTTTGATCAGAAGGGGTAA
- the purU gene encoding formyltetrahydrofolate deformylase: MSDSSSEIAALHNQGRLLISCPDRPGIVKGVSQFLFEQGANIVRSDQHTTDPEGGHFFMRIEFERKDLDQQFTALKESFRQTAETLDMVWQMSRSSHKKRLAIFVSKEDHCLNDLLWRWRVGELNAEIAMVVSNHLDLKPWVTPMGIPFYHVPCTRETRLEAEKTHLKLLAEGEVDTVILARYMQIIPSTMVERYQNRIINIHHSFLPAFVGANPYKQAYERGVKIIGATAHYVTEELDQGPIIEQNVERVDHRCHVDDLRRIGRDVERLVLARAVQWHLNDEVLVHGNKTVVFR, from the coding sequence ATGTCTGATTCATCATCGGAAATCGCGGCATTACACAACCAGGGGCGCCTTTTGATCTCCTGTCCGGACCGGCCCGGTATTGTAAAGGGTGTATCCCAGTTTTTGTTTGAACAGGGAGCCAACATCGTTCGCTCCGACCAACATACCACCGACCCCGAAGGTGGCCATTTTTTTATGCGTATTGAGTTTGAGCGAAAGGATTTGGATCAACAATTTACAGCGCTGAAGGAATCCTTCCGGCAAACGGCGGAAACCCTTGATATGGTTTGGCAGATGAGTCGTTCCAGTCATAAAAAGCGGCTGGCGATCTTTGTTTCCAAAGAAGATCACTGTCTCAATGATCTGTTGTGGCGTTGGCGCGTAGGGGAGCTAAACGCCGAGATCGCGATGGTGGTCAGCAACCATCTGGATCTAAAACCATGGGTCACTCCTATGGGGATTCCCTTTTATCATGTGCCATGTACCCGTGAAACCCGCCTAGAAGCGGAAAAGACGCATCTAAAGCTGTTGGCGGAAGGGGAGGTGGATACCGTCATCCTGGCCCGCTATATGCAGATTATCCCTTCAACCATGGTGGAACGCTACCAAAACCGCATCATCAATATCCACCACTCGTTCCTGCCTGCCTTTGTCGGTGCCAATCCCTACAAACAAGCATATGAACGTGGGGTTAAGATCATCGGTGCCACCGCCCATTATGTCACGGAAGAGTTGGATCAAGGACCGATCATTGAACAAAACGTGGAGCGTGTTGACCACCGTTGCCACGTGGATGATCTGCGACGGATCGGTCGCGACGTGGAACGACTGGTGCTGGCCCGGGCGGTGCAATGGCATCTCAATGATGAGGTATTGGTGCATGGAAATAAGACGGTGGTGTTTCGGTAA
- a CDS encoding PrkA family serine protein kinase, which translates to MDILKRIAEQREREEKLSWEGTFAEYLEMVRERPELAQTAHSRVYHMIADAGVETAENGSKRYLFFSRELFGLDRAIERLVEEYFHSAARRLDVRKRILLLMGPVSGGKSTIVTMLKDGLEQYSRTDAGAVYAIKGCPMQEEPLHLIPHSIRSEVEQDFGVRIEGNLCPSCRIRLKEEYGNRIEDVRVERVLLSEDDRVGIGTFSPSDPKSQDIADLTGSIDFATITEYGSESDPRAYRFDGELNKANRGLMEFQEMLKCDEKFLWNLLSLTQEGNFKAGRFALISADELIVAHTNESEYKSFIANKKNEALQSRIIVMPVPYNLQVSEEEKIYEKLIRESDLGHIHIAPHALRSAATFSILTRLKESKKQGVDLVKKMRLYDGKAVEGYKETDVEELRNEHLDEGMSGIDPRYVINRISSALIRSEADYINALDILRAIKDGLDQHPSITKDEHERYLNFISIARKEYDELAKKEVQKAFVYSYEESAKTLLDNYLDNVEAYCNWQKIRDPLTGEELEPDEKLMRSIEEQIGISENAKKAFREEILIRISAYARKGKKFDYNSHDRLREAIQKKLFADLKDVVKITTSTKTPDETQLKKINEVIATLVEKYSYTTASANELLRYVGSLLNR; encoded by the coding sequence ATGGACATCCTGAAACGCATTGCCGAGCAGCGGGAGCGCGAAGAGAAGCTGTCATGGGAGGGAACCTTCGCAGAGTATCTGGAAATGGTTCGGGAGCGTCCGGAATTGGCACAAACCGCTCATTCCAGGGTTTATCATATGATTGCCGATGCCGGTGTGGAAACCGCGGAGAACGGGAGTAAGCGGTATTTGTTTTTTAGCCGGGAGTTATTCGGTTTGGATCGAGCGATTGAACGATTGGTGGAAGAATATTTTCATTCGGCGGCTCGTCGCTTAGATGTGAGAAAACGGATCTTGTTGTTAATGGGACCGGTCTCCGGTGGAAAATCCACCATCGTGACCATGTTAAAGGATGGGTTGGAGCAGTATTCCCGCACGGATGCCGGGGCGGTCTACGCCATCAAAGGTTGTCCGATGCAGGAAGAGCCCCTCCATCTGATTCCACATTCGATCCGATCGGAGGTGGAGCAAGATTTTGGAGTGAGAATTGAAGGAAACTTATGTCCTTCCTGTCGCATTCGCCTCAAAGAGGAATATGGCAACCGCATTGAGGATGTTCGGGTGGAGCGGGTACTGCTGTCAGAAGATGATCGTGTGGGTATCGGTACCTTTAGCCCATCGGATCCCAAGTCCCAGGATATTGCCGATCTTACCGGAAGCATTGATTTTGCTACCATCACCGAATATGGTTCAGAATCGGACCCTCGCGCCTATCGCTTTGACGGGGAATTGAATAAAGCCAACCGCGGTTTAATGGAATTTCAGGAAATGTTGAAGTGTGATGAGAAATTTTTATGGAATCTTCTTTCCCTGACACAAGAAGGGAATTTTAAAGCGGGCCGGTTTGCGCTCATTAGTGCCGATGAGCTGATTGTGGCTCATACCAACGAATCGGAATACAAATCCTTTATCGCCAATAAAAAGAACGAAGCGCTCCAGTCCCGCATTATCGTGATGCCTGTACCGTACAATCTGCAAGTATCCGAAGAGGAAAAAATCTATGAGAAATTGATTCGCGAAAGCGATTTGGGCCATATCCACATCGCCCCCCACGCATTGCGGTCAGCGGCCACTTTCAGCATTTTGACACGGTTGAAGGAGTCAAAAAAGCAAGGGGTGGATCTGGTCAAAAAAATGCGCCTCTATGACGGTAAAGCGGTGGAAGGGTATAAGGAGACCGATGTGGAGGAGCTTAGAAACGAGCATCTCGATGAGGGGATGTCCGGTATCGATCCCCGTTATGTAATCAACCGTATCTCCAGTGCCCTGATTCGCTCGGAGGCCGATTATATCAATGCCCTCGATATTTTACGCGCCATCAAAGACGGTTTGGATCAACATCCATCGATTACAAAAGATGAACATGAACGTTATCTGAATTTTATTTCTATTGCTCGCAAAGAGTACGATGAACTAGCCAAAAAAGAAGTGCAAAAGGCGTTTGTCTATTCCTATGAAGAATCGGCCAAAACCTTGCTCGATAACTATCTCGACAATGTAGAAGCCTACTGCAACTGGCAAAAGATCCGCGATCCCCTGACAGGAGAAGAGTTGGAACCGGATGAAAAGCTGATGCGCTCGATCGAGGAACAGATCGGCATCTCGGAAAACGCCAAAAAAGCATTCCGCGAAGAAATTCTCATCCGCATCTCCGCATATGCCCGCAAAGGGAAAAAATTTGATTACAACAGTCATGATCGCTTACGGGAAGCGATCCAGAAAAAGTTGTTCGCCGATCTAAAAGATGTGGTTAAAATTACCACATCCACCAAAACACCGGATGAAACCCAATTGAAAAAAATTAATGAAGTGATTGCCACACTGGTGGAGAAATACAGCTACACCACCGCCAGTGCCAACGAACTGCTGCGCTATGTGGGGAGCCTCTTGAACCGCTAG
- the yhbH gene encoding sporulation protein YhbH — translation MSDTSFIVSEEDWSLHRKGHQDQMRHQEKVKEAIKKNLSDLISEESIILSDGKKMVKIPIRSMEEYKFRFNYNKGKHVGQGDGKSKVGDVIGREPVKGKPGQGQGAGEDPGHDYYEAEISVEELEHMLFSEMELPRLQEKELHELETQDIRFNDVRKKGLMGNIDKKRTLLNALKRNAQKGHKSFAPISDEDLRFKTWEEIVVPHSNAVVIAMMDTSGSMGIFEKYIARSFFFWMTRFLRTQYDKVEIVFIAHHTEAKEVSEDHFFSKGESGGTICSSAYRKALEVIDARYPPHRYNIYPFHFSDGDNLTSDNDRCIKLVMELMKRSNIFGYGEVNQYNRHSTLMSAYKHIYDPKFMHYVIREKGQVYEALKHFFGKKEGEAV, via the coding sequence ATGTCGGATACCAGCTTTATTGTCTCGGAAGAGGACTGGTCGCTGCACCGTAAAGGTCATCAAGACCAAATGCGTCACCAGGAGAAGGTAAAGGAAGCGATCAAAAAAAATCTGTCCGATCTCATCTCAGAGGAGAGCATTATCCTCTCCGACGGCAAGAAAATGGTCAAAATCCCTATTCGCTCGATGGAGGAGTATAAATTTCGCTTTAATTACAATAAGGGGAAGCATGTGGGTCAAGGAGACGGAAAAAGCAAGGTCGGGGATGTAATCGGACGGGAACCGGTAAAAGGAAAACCGGGTCAAGGGCAAGGAGCGGGGGAAGACCCCGGCCACGATTACTATGAAGCGGAGATCTCGGTGGAAGAGCTGGAGCATATGCTCTTTTCCGAGATGGAGCTGCCACGGTTGCAGGAGAAAGAGCTGCATGAGTTAGAGACTCAGGATATCCGTTTCAATGATGTGCGTAAAAAAGGCTTAATGGGCAATATCGATAAAAAACGAACCCTCCTCAACGCGTTGAAGCGAAACGCGCAAAAAGGTCACAAAAGCTTTGCCCCCATATCCGATGAAGACTTGCGCTTTAAGACCTGGGAAGAGATCGTTGTTCCCCATTCCAACGCCGTTGTGATCGCCATGATGGATACTTCCGGTTCCATGGGCATTTTTGAGAAATACATCGCCCGCAGTTTTTTCTTTTGGATGACGCGCTTTTTACGTACACAGTACGATAAAGTGGAAATCGTTTTTATCGCCCACCATACCGAGGCCAAGGAAGTGTCCGAAGACCATTTCTTCAGCAAAGGGGAATCAGGCGGCACCATCTGCTCCTCCGCTTACCGCAAAGCCCTGGAAGTGATCGACGCCCGCTATCCACCACACCGCTACAATATTTATCCCTTTCACTTCTCCGACGGCGATAACCTCACCTCCGACAACGACCGCTGTATCAAGCTGGTGATGGAACTGATGAAACGGTCCAATATATTTGGTTACGGTGAGGTAAATCAGTATAATCGCCACTCCACCCTCATGAGCGCCTACAAACACATCTACGATCCCAAATTTATGCATTATGTGATCCGGGAGAAAGGGCAAGTGTATGAGGCGTTGAAGCATTTTTTTGGGAAGAAGGAAGGTGAGGCAGTATGA
- a CDS encoding transposase, producing the protein MPKKKTNMGRPSVDPRKTINGVLHVLKTDRPYTDMHRKYGSPTTCWR; encoded by the coding sequence GTGCCAAAGAAAAAAACGAACATGGGTAGACCTTCAGTAGATCCCAGAAAAACAATCAATGGCGTCCTCCATGTCCTTAAAACAGACCGCCCCTATACTGACATGCACCGAAAATACGGCTCACCAACCACCTGTTGGCGATGA
- a CDS encoding YcaO-like family protein yields the protein MSRDEEIYFYSQNSLQLKSDNWIYTPFQNWLIKFKEKRVLIRGDEGVHSWISLVIKAMKSGPFYILEYEDDSIKLGYYHRGQIGCPLCFLEYHSSYCFNDVFDWSIIQKIFDAVQNKIRFNGLYKIWMLSSNGWRERSAFPHYQCRNCASYYVIREKKEEPLIFKGYQSLEREWNLNILKDILEFIPINSLSPFSKKEVYKIDQVFVTRIKITGEGKVNFGIGRSFDRRQSEIIALLESLERISLYSAFSNEDAFIKSSWKQIDKAIHPDQFFAIPLSKPFYENQKYQWMEGYSLRQGKVYVPVQFVYLESKNKSNEQRFYRATSNGTAIGGTIKEAIIFALMEYMERNNALRAWLNKDNLVRLPLDYFIHSKEISYFIDFFTSNQKAKLLILLTGRGVFITVWVHLTWGKYVLNSIGSGKSLEEAVLGALIELFTGYINFRELDQRQHQRYKVLQKKEVKVSTMEDHVLYYREAIEDFSFLSSIPMISPSHFFKSSLITWENLLQQLPGDVIVVDLTPSIFEVLDIPLYVVKVLIQNSYDYRVGDNSLKVHPFL from the coding sequence ATGAGTAGAGACGAGGAAATTTACTTTTATTCCCAAAATAGTTTACAATTGAAATCTGATAATTGGATTTATACTCCCTTCCAAAATTGGCTCATCAAATTTAAAGAGAAACGAGTGCTTATAAGAGGGGATGAAGGGGTACATTCGTGGATTAGCTTAGTTATAAAAGCTATGAAATCTGGTCCATTTTATATATTAGAATATGAGGATGATAGTATCAAATTGGGTTATTATCATAGAGGGCAAATCGGTTGCCCCTTATGTTTCCTCGAATATCATAGTTCATATTGTTTCAATGATGTCTTTGACTGGAGTATAATTCAAAAAATATTTGATGCTGTTCAAAATAAAATTAGGTTTAATGGATTATATAAAATTTGGATGTTAAGTAGTAATGGATGGAGGGAAAGATCTGCCTTTCCTCACTATCAATGTAGAAACTGTGCGTCCTATTATGTAATTAGAGAAAAAAAAGAGGAACCGTTAATTTTTAAGGGTTACCAATCATTAGAGAGAGAATGGAATCTTAATATATTAAAAGATATTTTAGAGTTTATTCCAATTAATTCGCTCAGTCCTTTTTCAAAAAAGGAAGTCTATAAGATAGATCAAGTGTTTGTAACAAGGATAAAGATTACGGGTGAAGGAAAAGTAAACTTCGGTATTGGAAGGAGCTTTGATAGACGACAATCAGAAATAATAGCATTATTGGAGTCGTTAGAAAGAATTTCCTTATACAGCGCTTTTAGTAATGAAGATGCATTTATTAAATCCTCTTGGAAACAGATTGATAAGGCCATTCATCCGGATCAATTTTTTGCTATTCCTCTATCAAAGCCTTTTTATGAAAATCAGAAATATCAATGGATGGAAGGTTATTCACTTCGTCAGGGAAAGGTTTATGTTCCAGTTCAGTTTGTGTATTTAGAAAGCAAAAACAAGTCGAATGAACAGCGCTTTTATAGGGCTACTTCAAACGGAACAGCAATAGGTGGAACAATAAAAGAAGCTATTATTTTCGCATTAATGGAATATATGGAAAGGAATAATGCTTTAAGAGCTTGGCTTAATAAAGATAACCTCGTACGACTGCCATTAGATTACTTTATACATAGTAAAGAAATTAGTTACTTTATCGATTTTTTTACAAGTAATCAAAAAGCTAAACTATTAATTCTTCTTACAGGAAGGGGAGTTTTTATAACTGTATGGGTTCATTTAACTTGGGGAAAATATGTGTTAAATTCGATTGGTTCCGGTAAAAGCTTAGAGGAAGCTGTCTTAGGTGCTTTAATTGAGTTATTTACTGGATATATAAATTTTAGAGAATTAGATCAACGACAACACCAGCGATATAAGGTGTTGCAAAAGAAAGAAGTAAAGGTTTCAACAATGGAAGATCATGTATTGTATTATCGTGAAGCGATTGAAGATTTCTCTTTTCTTTCATCGATTCCCATGATTTCACCCTCCCATTTCTTTAAAAGTTCATTGATCACATGGGAAAATTTGTTGCAACAGTTACCAGGTGATGTAATAGTGGTTGATTTGACCCCTTCAATTTTTGAAGTATTGGATATTCCACTTTATGTAGTGAAAGTACTAATCCAAAATTCATATGATTACAGAGTTGGGGATAATTCGCTTAAAGTTCATCCATTTTTGTAA
- a CDS encoding lantibiotic dehydratase: protein MNQLFSRPVVRLSPVPINTLDRLVLKNTLYVYQERKALYSRMIHLSNSICSELYQEIKKEKDPKRKKRLLKWKRKIGLIKKVEQTEEDADVYTAILKKWNKQLNEIDRLDQILKQTFEWEWEEKRRTLQELAGIPELMRAIALTNTDLIDKWEKYKSIPVDQQNKKMRKIERTVTMLLTRMIAKTSPFSSLTLVGEGQWRDEFKITSLSWYFTKEFNHSVSEYLWSILVDRLKYYVPLKINPFLTVKNNYMHYVMIDQQIHQWKFIVQKEKKVSLPIQPSLAKVFQSFMEKDLMSIEEFSRLTIENGSMEEREKIHQYLNKLIKLQILNVHSPFNEKNSDFLSQIIDALSQTQKKYFIDINYVIRRVKKMRELIQKSDIVTTLQELKQEWESLVDHLEINGGMTPNSESFFYENCYLNQPVWLPKTNFEEFSENISDLESMLVLFDSQIPFKLLIREIFIEMYGKDGVCDDLYSFQNVVEKVTRNSNLRKEYLGRIDDYKTWISLRNKLMEWIADHLQDDIEIDPSILREIHHELSDTLIQFQPQSWSYFIQPSSNSFVVNRISDGYGRFINRFMQQLSKVSQFSYSNEVRRIIKELDKDVIYAEISGVFGFNANVHPEITEYEYVYSGTNCNKVLEKQIHLEELSLRYDSKKDQLYFFSKKKGKKVCLLYLKTLNLGLVPPMFRFLIYLTQIFNPRLVFHDYLYDFLEKGPVMKLPRIRLGNIVLQRQQWWVDKEAFMNEFEKGLGDKLNKFIQFRDWIEHNNLPDKFYLQSNPRFQHVSEKYQDGMRKPQYIDSRSFHMVQVLFNQIQVMHEGFILEEALPNEDLPLQVNGEGHMCELLIEIYRKKEGN from the coding sequence ATGAATCAACTGTTTTCGAGACCTGTTGTAAGATTATCGCCAGTTCCTATAAATACTTTAGATCGGTTAGTCCTAAAAAACACCCTTTATGTTTATCAGGAAAGAAAAGCCCTTTATTCCCGTATGATACACCTTAGCAACTCTATTTGTTCTGAACTGTATCAGGAAATCAAAAAAGAAAAAGATCCGAAAAGAAAAAAAAGATTACTTAAATGGAAGCGGAAGATAGGGTTAATTAAAAAGGTGGAACAGACGGAAGAGGATGCGGACGTTTATACTGCTATTTTGAAAAAATGGAATAAACAATTGAATGAAATAGACCGACTGGATCAAATATTAAAACAAACCTTCGAGTGGGAGTGGGAAGAAAAAAGAAGAACATTACAGGAGTTAGCTGGAATACCGGAATTAATGAGAGCAATCGCACTAACAAACACCGATCTGATTGATAAATGGGAGAAATATAAATCCATACCTGTTGATCAACAAAATAAAAAAATGAGAAAGATAGAAAGAACAGTAACCATGCTTTTAACCAGGATGATTGCCAAAACAAGCCCTTTTAGTTCATTAACATTAGTAGGGGAAGGACAATGGAGAGATGAATTCAAAATAACTTCTTTATCTTGGTATTTCACAAAGGAATTTAATCATTCAGTTTCCGAATATTTGTGGAGCATTTTGGTCGATAGATTAAAATATTATGTTCCCTTAAAAATCAATCCATTTCTAACAGTGAAAAATAATTATATGCATTATGTTATGATAGATCAGCAAATTCACCAATGGAAGTTCATTGTTCAAAAAGAAAAAAAGGTATCTCTCCCTATACAACCATCATTGGCTAAGGTTTTTCAAAGCTTTATGGAAAAAGATCTCATGTCTATAGAGGAATTTTCTCGACTGACAATTGAAAATGGGTCAATGGAAGAGAGAGAAAAAATACATCAGTATTTGAATAAGCTTATTAAACTTCAAATATTGAATGTACACTCCCCATTCAACGAAAAGAACTCAGACTTTTTAAGTCAGATAATTGATGCATTGTCACAAACACAAAAGAAGTACTTCATTGACATAAACTACGTTATTAGAAGAGTAAAAAAGATGCGCGAACTTATTCAAAAAAGTGATATCGTGACTACTTTACAGGAGTTAAAACAGGAGTGGGAATCACTCGTTGATCATCTTGAAATAAACGGCGGTATGACACCTAACTCAGAGTCTTTCTTTTACGAAAACTGCTATTTAAATCAACCTGTGTGGCTACCCAAAACTAATTTCGAGGAATTTTCTGAAAATATTAGCGACCTGGAGTCGATGCTTGTATTGTTTGACTCTCAAATTCCTTTTAAACTGTTGATTAGGGAAATATTTATTGAGATGTATGGTAAGGATGGGGTATGTGACGACTTATATTCCTTTCAAAATGTTGTTGAGAAGGTGACGAGAAACAGTAACTTAAGGAAGGAATATCTTGGCAGAATTGATGACTACAAAACATGGATTTCATTAAGAAATAAGTTAATGGAGTGGATAGCAGACCACCTTCAAGATGATATTGAGATTGATCCCTCGATATTACGTGAAATCCATCATGAACTATCCGATACATTAATCCAATTTCAGCCACAATCCTGGTCTTACTTTATACAACCTTCTTCAAATAGTTTTGTTGTAAACAGGATTTCTGACGGTTATGGGCGCTTTATTAATCGGTTTATGCAACAACTATCAAAGGTCAGTCAATTTTCTTATTCTAATGAAGTCCGACGGATAATTAAAGAACTAGACAAAGACGTAATTTATGCTGAAATAAGTGGTGTTTTTGGATTTAATGCCAACGTTCATCCAGAAATAACAGAATATGAATATGTTTATTCAGGAACAAATTGCAATAAAGTATTGGAGAAACAAATTCATTTGGAGGAATTAAGTCTCAGATATGACTCAAAAAAAGATCAGCTATATTTCTTTTCAAAAAAGAAAGGGAAAAAGGTATGTTTATTATACCTAAAAACACTTAATTTAGGTTTAGTTCCACCTATGTTTCGATTTTTGATATATCTAACGCAAATATTTAATCCCCGTTTAGTGTTTCACGATTACTTATACGATTTTCTTGAAAAAGGTCCTGTGATGAAATTACCACGAATTCGTTTGGGAAATATAGTGTTGCAAAGACAACAATGGTGGGTTGATAAAGAGGCTTTTATGAATGAATTTGAAAAAGGATTAGGAGACAAGTTAAATAAGTTTATACAATTTCGAGATTGGATAGAACATAACAACTTGCCAGACAAGTTTTATTTACAATCCAATCCACGCTTTCAGCATGTTTCGGAAAAATATCAGGATGGTATGAGAAAACCTCAATATATTGATTCAAGGAGTTTTCATATGGTTCAGGTCTTGTTTAATCAGATTCAGGTCATGCATGAGGGATTTATTCTTGAAGAAGCACTTCCAAATGAAGATCTTCCATTGCAGGTTAATGGAGAGGGTCATATGTGTGAACTTTTGATCGAAATATATAGAAAGAAGGAGGGCAACTAA
- a CDS encoding lantibiotic dehydratase C-terminal domain-containing protein, which translates to MGWKSYHVFYHDEDKMDELLCFLKEHFLDKVIRKRYFFFIRYWKGGPHLRLRIKELSDEEEKTFYHVVNHFFYKNPSEVTLNKIEFYHRYQMLLDKETKYMEWFANHSIHQIDYIPELRRYNGPKVMALSEEQFTYSSMYILEILQRRNIKSYKDRYKFGLQSIIYMVRSMKLSLQKQIDFLRSYCIGTITAYLPNQIDAVLFKFSNFYKENESVYRSFLKNSWMNDHPSFYKQYLLFSKEIKNHYDQGDFIYNNIKIQSIEDWHPKETAVGQTYWSWIHMHSNRLGISPMTEAEIAFQLSHALDSVRRENNEIAVN; encoded by the coding sequence TTGGGTTGGAAAAGTTATCACGTTTTTTACCATGATGAAGATAAGATGGATGAGCTTTTGTGTTTTTTAAAAGAACACTTTCTGGATAAAGTGATAAGGAAACGGTATTTCTTTTTTATTCGCTATTGGAAGGGTGGACCACATTTGCGCTTACGTATAAAAGAACTGTCAGATGAAGAAGAAAAAACATTTTACCATGTAGTAAATCATTTTTTTTATAAAAATCCAAGTGAGGTTACTTTGAATAAAATAGAATTTTACCACCGTTATCAAATGCTTTTGGATAAAGAAACGAAATACATGGAGTGGTTTGCCAACCACTCCATTCATCAGATCGATTATATTCCAGAGCTTCGGCGATATAACGGTCCAAAGGTAATGGCGCTAAGTGAAGAGCAGTTTACTTATTCTTCAATGTACATTTTAGAGATATTGCAGCGAAGAAATATTAAAAGCTATAAGGATCGCTATAAATTTGGTCTGCAATCCATTATATATATGGTTCGCAGTATGAAATTGTCTCTTCAAAAGCAAATTGATTTTTTGCGTTCCTATTGTATCGGTACTATTACGGCATATCTGCCCAATCAAATTGATGCTGTCTTATTTAAATTTAGTAACTTCTACAAGGAAAATGAGTCGGTATATCGCAGTTTTTTAAAAAATAGTTGGATGAATGACCATCCATCTTTTTATAAACAGTATCTTCTTTTTTCCAAAGAGATTAAGAATCACTATGATCAAGGGGATTTTATATACAACAATATAAAGATCCAATCAATCGAAGATTGGCACCCGAAAGAAACCGCTGTTGGTCAAACCTATTGGTCTTGGATTCATATGCATTCTAACCGATTAGGTATATCTCCGATGACAGAGGCTGAGATCGCTTTTCAATTAAGTCATGCTTTAGATTCAGTGAGGAGGGAAAACAATGAAATTGCAGTCAATTAA
- a CDS encoding lantibiotic dehydratase C-terminal domain-containing protein, producing the protein MKLQSIKIYMYDYSSHDNFIREKLIPLNQSVHVRSFLRRGWKYGPHLEWCMKQEDQSLENLIQELSKCLTKYKVDSEFDETSWLHRSQHLKLFELDKEEIIEIREDLTLEISIPRFRTDIWGEKGTQLLIKYYLGTGEAMWNMLNNDINRFTKAISMMYSATKVLGDPDRHQLSYRSHAEAFLYRFDKNDVIRNQMEEQYQLNKYEMTKIMKGIEENRWVSQWCYIFDELLVNAHQLFEQKELKMPDGDLFMKIVGEHGWKTGSANIPGYFHQFLLSLPRYNQETQTLSFQVKRLILNFLYQSFVQLGITPVEKFFMCYSYARWYEDELGVDWKSQLTSLYG; encoded by the coding sequence ATGAAATTGCAGTCAATTAAAATCTATATGTATGATTATTCATCGCATGATAATTTCATTAGAGAAAAATTAATTCCATTAAACCAATCGGTTCATGTACGAAGTTTTCTTCGAAGAGGATGGAAATATGGTCCCCATTTGGAATGGTGTATGAAGCAGGAAGATCAATCGTTAGAAAATCTTATACAAGAATTGTCGAAATGCCTAACTAAATACAAAGTGGATTCGGAATTTGATGAAACATCCTGGTTGCATCGATCCCAACATCTCAAACTATTTGAATTGGATAAGGAGGAAATAATTGAAATTAGGGAGGATTTAACATTAGAAATATCCATCCCTCGATTTAGAACAGATATATGGGGAGAGAAAGGAACTCAATTATTAATCAAGTATTATCTGGGTACGGGAGAAGCCATGTGGAATATGTTGAATAATGATATTAACCGTTTTACAAAAGCGATTTCCATGATGTATTCAGCTACTAAGGTATTGGGTGATCCTGATCGCCATCAATTAAGTTATCGTTCTCATGCAGAAGCATTTTTGTATCGTTTTGATAAGAACGATGTTATAAGAAACCAGATGGAGGAGCAATACCAACTAAACAAATATGAAATGACAAAAATAATGAAAGGAATCGAGGAGAATAGATGGGTATCACAATGGTGCTATATATTTGATGAGTTGTTAGTGAATGCCCATCAGTTATTCGAGCAGAAAGAGCTGAAAATGCCTGATGGGGATTTATTTATGAAGATTGTAGGGGAACACGGTTGGAAAACGGGCTCCGCTAATATTCCAGGGTATTTTCACCAGTTTTTATTATCACTTCCTCGTTATAATCAAGAAACACAAACCCTGTCTTTTCAAGTGAAACGGTTGATTCTGAACTTTCTTTACCAAAGTTTTGTGCAGTTGGGTATTACACCCGTAGAAAAATTTTTTATGTGTTATTCTTATGCTAGATGGTATGAGGACGAATTGGGTGTTGATTGGAAGAGCCAACTTACATCTCTATACGGATGA